From one Nocardioides scoriae genomic stretch:
- a CDS encoding helix-turn-helix domain-containing protein, with product MIEESKRETGGVRRVRARMLTLDDVAEELAISRAQVYALVRRGDLRAGKIGGGGGQWRVDRTHLEAYLERTWADTAAWVQARPLTDGEEPPATESGRVKIVLTPADRAKALRAAVRDDSKVRVSLTGTRRVGPSPEVRGTN from the coding sequence GTGATCGAGGAGTCGAAACGCGAGACCGGTGGCGTGCGGCGCGTGCGCGCCCGGATGCTCACCCTCGACGACGTCGCGGAAGAACTCGCCATCAGCCGCGCCCAGGTGTACGCCCTGGTCCGCCGCGGCGATCTACGCGCCGGGAAGATCGGCGGCGGCGGCGGCCAGTGGCGCGTGGACCGTACCCACCTCGAGGCTTACCTCGAACGCACCTGGGCTGACACCGCCGCATGGGTCCAAGCCCGCCCGCTCACCGACGGCGAAGAACCACCCGCAACCGAGAGCGGGCGGGTGAAGATCGTCCTCACGCCTGCGGACCGCGCAAAGGCCCTGCGAGCAGCCGTGCGCGACGACAGCAAAGTCCGGGTCTCGCTGACCGGCACGAGACGGGTCGGACCGTCGCCCGAGGTGAGAGGTACCAACTAG
- a CDS encoding AMP-dependent synthetase/ligase: MPRSYTDMTFVENRSPSVAAQFRERVQKSPEREAYRYPAADGEPWTSITWKETGERVERLAAGPLALGLEPEQRVGIASNTRVEWIFADLAIMCAGGATTTVYPSTMAEDVAYIVADSECKVVFAEDISQLDKLKQHRTELPHLHKVVLFEGAGDGDWVISLDDLATLGEKHLTENADAVDRAVNAIGPDQLATLIYTSGTTGRPKGVRLKHSSWTYQGAAMEAHGILSEEDLQFLWLPMAHSFGKVLLSTQLACGFATAVDGRVEKIIDNLAVVKPTFMGAAPRIFEKAHGRILTMQAAEGGAKEKIFNQAFAVGRKVDALQREGKSVPLPLKLQHALFDRLVFSKIRDRFGGRVRFFISGAAALNRDIAEWFHAAGILILEGYGLTETSAGSFVNHPDHYKFGTVGPVVPGSQVRIGENDEIQIKGPGVMDGYHNLPDQTAETLTEDGWLRTGDKGSLDDEGYLTITGRIKELFKTSGGKYIAPPAIEAKFKAVCPYASQFMVFGDERNYCVALVTLDPDAIVGWAEENGLGGKSYSEIVADPRTEQMVDAYVEDLNGQLNRWETIKKFKLLDHDLSVESGELTPSMKVKRNVVQTNHKDLIDVMYV; this comes from the coding sequence ATGCCGCGGTCGTACACCGACATGACCTTCGTCGAGAATAGGTCGCCGAGCGTGGCCGCGCAGTTCCGGGAGCGGGTCCAGAAGTCTCCCGAGCGCGAGGCCTACCGCTACCCGGCCGCCGACGGGGAGCCCTGGACCTCGATCACCTGGAAGGAGACCGGCGAGCGCGTCGAGCGCCTCGCCGCCGGGCCGCTGGCGCTGGGCCTCGAGCCCGAACAGCGGGTAGGCATTGCGTCCAACACCCGGGTGGAGTGGATCTTCGCCGACCTGGCGATCATGTGCGCCGGTGGCGCCACCACGACCGTCTACCCCTCGACGATGGCCGAGGACGTCGCCTACATCGTCGCCGACTCCGAGTGCAAGGTGGTCTTCGCCGAGGACATCAGCCAGCTCGACAAGCTCAAGCAGCACCGCACCGAGCTGCCCCACCTCCACAAGGTCGTGCTCTTCGAGGGCGCCGGCGACGGCGACTGGGTGATCAGCCTCGACGACCTCGCCACCCTGGGCGAGAAGCACCTCACCGAGAACGCCGACGCAGTCGACCGAGCCGTCAACGCCATCGGCCCCGACCAGCTCGCCACGCTGATCTACACCTCCGGCACCACCGGCCGGCCCAAGGGCGTCCGCCTCAAGCACTCCTCGTGGACCTACCAAGGCGCCGCCATGGAGGCCCACGGCATCCTCAGCGAGGAGGACCTGCAGTTCCTGTGGCTGCCGATGGCCCACTCCTTCGGCAAGGTGCTGCTCTCCACCCAGCTCGCCTGCGGCTTCGCCACCGCCGTCGACGGCCGGGTCGAGAAGATCATCGACAACCTCGCCGTCGTCAAGCCGACCTTCATGGGAGCGGCACCCCGCATCTTCGAGAAGGCCCACGGTCGGATCCTGACCATGCAGGCCGCCGAGGGCGGGGCCAAGGAGAAGATCTTCAACCAGGCCTTCGCCGTCGGGCGCAAGGTCGACGCCCTTCAGCGCGAGGGCAAGTCGGTCCCGCTGCCGCTCAAGCTGCAGCACGCCCTCTTCGACCGGCTCGTGTTCTCCAAGATCCGCGACCGCTTCGGCGGACGGGTGCGCTTCTTCATCTCCGGTGCCGCCGCGCTCAACCGCGACATCGCCGAGTGGTTCCACGCCGCGGGCATCCTCATCCTCGAGGGCTACGGCCTCACCGAGACCTCCGCCGGCTCCTTCGTCAACCACCCCGACCACTACAAGTTCGGCACCGTCGGCCCCGTCGTTCCCGGCAGCCAGGTTCGCATTGGCGAGAACGACGAGATCCAGATCAAGGGCCCCGGGGTCATGGACGGCTACCACAACCTGCCCGACCAGACCGCCGAGACGCTCACCGAGGACGGGTGGCTGCGCACCGGCGACAAGGGCAGCCTCGACGACGAGGGCTACCTCACCATCACCGGCCGCATCAAGGAGCTCTTCAAGACCTCCGGCGGCAAGTACATCGCGCCCCCTGCCATCGAGGCGAAGTTCAAGGCCGTGTGCCCCTACGCCAGCCAGTTCATGGTCTTCGGCGACGAGCGCAACTACTGCGTCGCGCTCGTGACCCTCGACCCCGACGCGATCGTGGGCTGGGCCGAGGAGAACGGCCTGGGCGGCAAGTCCTACAGCGAGATCGTCGCGGACCCCAGGACCGAGCAGATGGTCGACGCCTACGTCGAGGACCTCAACGGCCAGCTCAACCGCTGGGAGACCATCAAGAAGTTCAAGCTCCTCGACCACGACCTCTCGGTCGAGTCCGGCGAGCTCACGCCCTCAATGAAGGTCAAGCGCAACGTCGTCCAGACCAACCACAAGGACCTGATCGACGTCATGTACGTCTAG
- a CDS encoding TA system antitoxin ParD family protein: MGRKAERFTRFDEALYEAAAVEGSRQSRSTRQQLEQWARLGAALSAQMQAPGNRVRLGGLESTIPQRDITRDEARQLDAVTTVRIDDAVERADFTDAPLPDFTTVSPDPHRVLGDLAARAQISAHARDRLRDALAHLDNALNDQQPPKTGR, encoded by the coding sequence ATGGGACGCAAGGCCGAACGCTTCACCCGGTTCGACGAGGCGCTCTACGAAGCCGCCGCCGTCGAGGGGTCGCGGCAGTCTCGATCGACTCGGCAGCAGCTCGAGCAGTGGGCACGACTCGGCGCCGCTCTCTCTGCCCAGATGCAGGCGCCGGGTAACCGGGTGCGACTCGGCGGCCTCGAAAGCACGATCCCCCAGCGAGACATCACCCGCGACGAGGCGCGCCAGCTCGACGCCGTGACCACAGTTCGTATCGACGACGCCGTTGAACGGGCCGATTTCACTGACGCACCTCTCCCAGACTTCACCACAGTCTCGCCCGACCCACACCGAGTCCTGGGCGACCTGGCCGCGCGCGCGCAGATCAGCGCACACGCCCGAGACCGGCTGCGTGATGCATTAGCCCACCTGGACAACGCCCTCAACGACCAGCAGCCGCCCAAGACCGGCCGATGA
- a CDS encoding nucleotidyltransferase domain-containing protein → MADPTNHGFVYRLNRDHVLVAAVEVAMRARATVLERLASAVEALVPAPTHVAVFGSFARGDGTPHSDIDVLVLLEPGHRLDDAAWVEQMRHLGEQVLSWTGNRAEMLVLESEAFSLSIRTGEPIIAALLEESIQLQGLPLEELVRRQAAHTPPDEPRPSSE, encoded by the coding sequence ATGGCTGACCCCACCAACCACGGGTTCGTCTACCGGCTGAACCGGGACCACGTGCTCGTCGCCGCAGTTGAGGTCGCGATGCGTGCCCGCGCGACTGTATTGGAGCGCCTGGCGAGCGCCGTTGAGGCGCTCGTACCGGCGCCGACGCACGTGGCGGTGTTCGGGTCGTTCGCGCGCGGCGACGGCACTCCGCACAGCGACATCGACGTACTGGTCCTCCTCGAGCCCGGCCACCGCCTCGACGACGCGGCGTGGGTGGAACAGATGCGCCACCTGGGAGAGCAAGTCCTATCCTGGACCGGCAACCGCGCGGAGATGCTGGTGCTGGAGTCAGAAGCCTTCTCGCTATCAATCCGCACCGGCGAACCCATCATCGCCGCGCTCCTGGAGGAGTCAATCCAGCTGCAGGGTCTGCCCCTAGAGGAGCTGGTACGTCGGCAGGCTGCACACACTCCCCCAGACGAGCCCAGGCCGAGCAGTGAGTAG
- a CDS encoding helix-turn-helix transcriptional regulator has protein sequence MNALGLQIAVARRELGWTAAELASRLGVTKQTVLRIENGSPNTAIGTALEAAVLCGIALFGPDPHDSARVADQERARLALLPARVRLNTPELDNDF, from the coding sequence GTGAACGCGCTCGGCCTGCAGATCGCTGTAGCCCGCCGCGAGCTCGGCTGGACCGCCGCCGAGCTCGCCAGCCGCCTCGGAGTCACCAAGCAGACGGTCCTGCGCATCGAGAATGGCTCACCCAACACCGCCATCGGTACCGCCCTAGAAGCCGCAGTCCTGTGCGGGATAGCTCTGTTCGGACCCGACCCGCACGACAGCGCACGAGTTGCCGACCAGGAGAGGGCCCGCCTGGCACTTCTCCCGGCGCGGGTCCGCCTGAACACCCCGGAGCTCGACAATGACTTCTAG
- a CDS encoding type II toxin-antitoxin system HipA family toxin, with amino-acid sequence MLDSEPVLAFRYAASYLARRDAISLFQPELPLTDQVFDPRRPAGRGRDPLPLAGCLRDAAPDAWGRRVINLRRAGNPDADFGEMTYLLSSGSNRIGGLDFQASPTKYVTRDEDATLEQLLQLTDLVEAGLPVPPTLEAAAQHGTSIGGARPKALLTDGNRHLVAKFSSTTDTRPVVKAEAVAMLLAARAGLNVAPVEVRRVDGRDVLLVERFDRVATLPVPTRRLMLSMLTVLGYTAMSSRHASYAEIAQAVRSGPWTDVTGTLLEVYKRLVLNVIVGNNDDHLRNHAAFWDGQHLTLTPAYDIAPQPRSSQTSTQAIGITRDGTRWSQLATCHQVAPDFLLTPAQAKDITEEIVELVHRDWIEVADQAQLTTPERDDLWHREILNPFIHQT; translated from the coding sequence ATGCTCGATAGCGAGCCCGTGCTCGCGTTTCGCTACGCGGCCAGCTACCTGGCCCGGCGCGACGCGATCTCCCTGTTTCAGCCCGAACTGCCCCTCACCGACCAGGTCTTCGACCCCAGGCGCCCCGCCGGCCGCGGCCGCGACCCACTCCCGCTCGCCGGATGCCTGCGTGACGCGGCACCTGACGCCTGGGGTCGCCGGGTCATCAACCTTCGCCGAGCCGGCAACCCCGACGCCGACTTCGGCGAGATGACCTACCTGTTGTCGTCGGGCAGCAACCGCATCGGTGGGCTCGACTTCCAGGCCTCCCCCACCAAGTACGTCACCCGCGACGAGGACGCCACCCTTGAGCAACTGCTACAGCTGACCGACCTCGTCGAGGCCGGTCTCCCCGTACCGCCAACACTGGAGGCCGCCGCGCAGCACGGCACCAGCATCGGCGGCGCCCGACCCAAGGCGCTGTTGACCGACGGCAATCGTCACCTCGTCGCAAAGTTCTCCTCCACCACCGACACCCGGCCGGTCGTGAAAGCCGAGGCTGTCGCGATGCTGCTCGCCGCCCGGGCCGGCCTCAACGTGGCGCCCGTCGAGGTCCGACGCGTCGACGGGCGCGACGTGCTCCTGGTCGAACGCTTCGACCGAGTCGCCACCCTCCCGGTCCCTACGCGGCGGCTCATGCTGTCGATGCTCACCGTTCTCGGCTACACCGCGATGAGCTCGCGCCACGCCAGCTACGCCGAGATCGCCCAGGCTGTCCGTTCCGGCCCATGGACCGACGTGACCGGAACCCTGCTCGAGGTCTACAAGAGGCTCGTCCTCAACGTCATCGTCGGCAACAACGACGACCACCTGCGCAACCACGCCGCGTTCTGGGACGGTCAGCACCTCACCCTCACCCCGGCGTACGACATCGCGCCCCAACCGCGCAGCAGCCAGACCTCCACCCAGGCGATCGGCATCACCCGCGACGGCACCCGGTGGAGCCAGCTCGCAACCTGCCACCAGGTAGCGCCTGACTTCCTCCTCACCCCCGCCCAAGCGAAGGACATCACCGAGGAGATCGTCGAGCTGGTGCACCGCGACTGGATAGAGGTCGCCGACCAGGCCCAGCTCACAACCCCCGAGCGAGACGACCTGTGGCACCGGGAGATCCTCAACCCGTTCATCCACCAGACCTGA
- a CDS encoding ABC transporter permease: protein MAQTSPEAGKSQTADTFTSDPGAARSTARSLRRTVVGVLLIGAVVQVVLIMYYMGAVHSPRPRDLPVGVVANSAQRADVTAQIEAGGDYDARQYDSADELSRAVESKAVYGGVDVSSSSPELFVASAAGPSAATALRTAFTTVVTQERARQVEEIAAADTPVSPSTLAAFSTPAKVTDLVPLPAADRGGSALGLLVQVLAIGATVASTALGRLGPRTARSPMRGVAHVSILLAYAFLSAAAVSLGASIFGVIPSGELWSLLGAFALLSLAMTASVAAAVALLGPVGANLGTLYFLVGVVVSGASVIPEFLPDWARVLGQGLPTGAGASLVRERLYFPDASVAGPATVLVIYALVGVAVVMMTNTLPGRVRRNPQEVPA from the coding sequence ATGGCCCAGACAAGTCCCGAAGCGGGGAAGAGCCAAACAGCCGACACCTTCACCTCGGACCCAGGTGCCGCCCGATCCACGGCGCGGTCCCTGCGACGCACTGTGGTGGGGGTTCTCCTCATCGGAGCAGTGGTGCAAGTCGTCCTCATCATGTACTACATGGGCGCCGTTCACAGTCCCCGGCCGCGCGACCTCCCGGTCGGTGTGGTGGCCAATTCCGCCCAGCGGGCGGACGTGACGGCGCAGATCGAGGCGGGGGGTGACTACGACGCCCGTCAGTACGACTCAGCCGATGAGTTGTCACGCGCGGTCGAGAGCAAGGCCGTCTACGGCGGCGTCGACGTAAGTTCGAGTTCGCCGGAGCTGTTCGTCGCTAGCGCCGCTGGCCCGAGCGCCGCCACCGCCTTGCGAACAGCTTTCACCACCGTCGTCACCCAAGAGAGAGCACGACAGGTAGAGGAGATCGCTGCGGCAGACACGCCTGTGTCCCCCTCCACCCTCGCCGCGTTCTCCACACCGGCCAAGGTGACTGATCTGGTGCCCCTCCCTGCCGCTGATCGCGGCGGGTCAGCGCTTGGTCTTCTGGTGCAGGTGCTGGCAATTGGGGCCACTGTCGCTTCCACCGCGCTGGGGAGGCTGGGCCCCCGCACGGCCCGGTCACCCATGAGGGGAGTGGCCCACGTGTCGATCCTGTTGGCGTACGCGTTCCTCTCAGCGGCAGCCGTCTCACTGGGCGCCAGCATCTTCGGGGTCATCCCGAGTGGAGAACTTTGGTCCTTGCTCGGAGCGTTCGCGCTGCTGTCCCTCGCTATGACCGCGTCGGTGGCTGCAGCCGTCGCCCTCCTCGGACCGGTCGGCGCCAACTTGGGCACGCTGTACTTCTTGGTCGGGGTCGTCGTCTCGGGCGCTTCGGTCATCCCCGAGTTCCTCCCCGACTGGGCTCGTGTCCTGGGTCAGGGGCTGCCTACGGGCGCGGGTGCGAGTCTCGTCCGTGAGCGTTTGTACTTCCCGGACGCCTCGGTGGCGGGACCGGCGACCGTGCTGGTCATCTATGCCTTGGTCGGCGTCGCGGTGGTCATGATGACCAACACGCTGCCAGGTCGCGTTCGGCGCAACCCCCAAGAGGTACCCGCCTGA
- a CDS encoding zinc-binding dehydrogenase: MAANTTTMRAQRLDTTTRTFEVTNVPLPSPGPGEVLIKVAFSGICHSDLSLLDGTFPAMGPRVITQGHEASGTIAELGAGVERWHVGDRVVPAAGRPCGRCSACRRAEYGRCTALQLMAFAYDGAWAEYTVAQAQGLTLIPENVSMEHAAILADAVSTPFAAVAHTAKVRVGESVGVWGIGGVGTHVLQIARLVGAAPIIAVDLDPAARQRALDLGADFALDPRDPDLAAHVAKVTGGRGLDAVFDAVGRQVTFDQALGALANGGRLVGVGMSAEELSVGMSMMFSLSRKQVLGHLGYDPSDIGVLARLVSTGRLDLSASISNVVALEDIADGISLLRDGTGSPVRILVQPNAA; this comes from the coding sequence ATGGCTGCCAACACCACGACGATGCGCGCACAGCGACTCGACACGACCACGCGGACCTTCGAGGTCACCAACGTGCCCCTGCCGTCCCCAGGGCCAGGCGAAGTACTGATCAAGGTTGCGTTCAGCGGCATCTGCCACTCCGACCTCTCGCTGCTCGACGGGACGTTCCCGGCAATGGGGCCGCGGGTAATCACCCAGGGGCACGAGGCCTCCGGCACTATCGCTGAGCTCGGCGCCGGCGTCGAGCGCTGGCACGTCGGTGACCGGGTCGTGCCGGCCGCTGGCCGCCCATGCGGGCGATGCTCGGCCTGCCGACGAGCCGAGTACGGCCGCTGCACCGCGCTGCAGCTGATGGCGTTCGCCTACGACGGCGCCTGGGCCGAGTACACGGTCGCCCAGGCGCAGGGTCTGACGCTGATCCCCGAGAACGTCTCGATGGAGCACGCCGCCATCCTGGCCGACGCCGTCTCCACACCTTTCGCCGCAGTCGCGCACACGGCGAAGGTGCGCGTCGGAGAGTCCGTGGGGGTATGGGGTATAGGTGGGGTCGGAACCCACGTGTTGCAGATCGCTCGACTGGTCGGCGCCGCCCCGATCATCGCCGTTGACCTCGACCCCGCCGCCCGGCAGCGTGCCCTGGATCTCGGCGCGGACTTCGCGCTCGACCCGCGAGACCCCGACCTCGCAGCGCACGTCGCCAAGGTGACCGGCGGTCGGGGCCTCGACGCGGTCTTCGACGCAGTCGGCCGTCAGGTCACTTTCGACCAGGCGCTAGGCGCCCTGGCCAACGGTGGGCGCCTGGTCGGAGTCGGCATGAGTGCCGAGGAGTTGTCTGTGGGGATGAGCATGATGTTCAGCCTCAGCCGGAAACAGGTGCTGGGTCACCTCGGGTACGACCCCAGCGACATCGGTGTCCTGGCCCGGCTCGTGTCCACCGGACGTCTGGACTTGTCCGCCTCGATCAGCAACGTCGTCGCGCTCGAGGACATCGCGGACGGAATCAGCCTCCTGCGAGACGGCACCGGGAGCCCCGTGCGGATCCTCGTGCAGCCGAACGCCGCCTGA
- a CDS encoding NAD(P)H-dependent flavin oxidoreductase, translating into MFRTRFTEMFGVEHPVVCGGMTAVGTADLVAPVAEAGALGFLAALTQPTPEALAKEIARCRTMTDKPFGVNLTILPTLNPVPYEEYRQAIIEGRVSVVETAGANPAPHLPAFKAAGVKVIHKAVAVRHALKAQQLGVDAVSVDGFECAGHPGEDDIPGLVLLPLAARALHIPIVASGGFADGAGLVAALALGADAINMGTRFVATTEAPVHDAVKQQIVANSERDTVLVFRQFRNTARVARNAVSEEILELSARADATFADIAHLASGTRGRENVLAGGDVDAGMWWAGQSQGLIDDVASCREVIDRIVDEAELIIRQRLAATLA; encoded by the coding sequence ATGTTTCGCACCAGGTTCACCGAGATGTTCGGCGTCGAGCACCCCGTCGTATGCGGTGGGATGACTGCGGTGGGCACCGCGGACTTGGTCGCGCCCGTAGCCGAGGCCGGAGCACTGGGGTTCCTGGCGGCGTTGACCCAGCCGACACCCGAAGCGCTGGCGAAAGAGATCGCGCGCTGCCGCACCATGACGGACAAGCCGTTCGGCGTGAACCTGACGATCCTTCCCACCCTGAACCCGGTTCCCTACGAGGAGTACCGCCAGGCGATCATCGAAGGCCGCGTCTCCGTCGTCGAGACCGCAGGCGCGAACCCGGCCCCCCACCTTCCTGCGTTCAAGGCCGCAGGAGTGAAGGTCATCCACAAGGCGGTCGCCGTCCGCCACGCGTTGAAGGCGCAACAGCTCGGTGTCGACGCCGTCAGCGTCGACGGGTTCGAGTGCGCTGGCCATCCCGGTGAAGACGACATCCCGGGCCTCGTGCTCCTGCCACTGGCAGCGCGTGCACTGCACATCCCGATCGTTGCCTCGGGTGGGTTCGCCGACGGTGCAGGGCTGGTTGCAGCCCTCGCGCTCGGCGCCGATGCGATCAACATGGGGACCCGGTTCGTCGCCACCACCGAGGCTCCGGTCCATGACGCTGTGAAGCAGCAGATCGTCGCGAACAGTGAGCGAGACACCGTGCTGGTGTTCCGGCAGTTCCGCAACACCGCGCGCGTGGCGCGCAACGCTGTCTCGGAGGAAATCCTCGAGCTCTCTGCGCGCGCGGACGCGACGTTCGCCGACATCGCACACCTCGCATCCGGAACCCGGGGTCGCGAGAACGTGCTCGCCGGCGGAGACGTCGACGCCGGCATGTGGTGGGCCGGCCAGTCCCAGGGGCTGATCGACGATGTCGCCAGCTGCCGCGAAGTCATCGACCGGATTGTGGATGAGGCCGAGTTGATCATCCGCCAGCGCCTCGCCGCCACGCTCGCCTGA
- a CDS encoding alpha/beta hydrolase → MSSSWQPDVLGGSYQHQVLELGPDPDGEGDVAAVLVRRLLGAGGNPRGAVLYLHGFADYFFQTELADFFAAQGLAFYALDLRKSGRARRPGQTAHYVADLSHHDVELERSLDLVATEHPGVPLVVVAHSTGGLIAPLWLDRRRRAGRTRPVAGLVLNSPWFDLQGAPRMRGPITQALRVLAKVAPLRVLDLPRSTVYGDSLHVSREGEWNYDLALRPLDGFPVTVGWLNAVRRGHAQLHRGLDVGVPSLVLRSDKTHYAREHSERSDRADTVLDVKQIARWTGCLGGETTVVPVTDARHDVFLSLPDPRRDAYRHLDEWLRQHLAT, encoded by the coding sequence ATGAGCTCGAGTTGGCAACCCGACGTGCTCGGGGGCAGTTATCAACACCAGGTCCTCGAGCTCGGTCCTGACCCCGACGGCGAGGGCGACGTCGCCGCGGTCCTAGTCCGGCGCCTCCTCGGCGCTGGCGGCAACCCCCGAGGGGCAGTGCTGTACCTGCACGGGTTCGCCGACTACTTCTTCCAGACCGAACTGGCTGACTTCTTTGCCGCTCAAGGACTGGCCTTCTACGCACTCGATCTGCGCAAGTCAGGCCGGGCCCGCCGGCCAGGGCAAACTGCGCACTACGTCGCCGACCTGAGCCATCACGACGTCGAACTCGAACGGTCACTCGATCTCGTCGCCACCGAACACCCCGGTGTCCCTCTCGTGGTGGTCGCGCACTCCACCGGCGGGCTAATCGCTCCGCTGTGGCTGGACCGCCGTCGCCGTGCTGGCCGCACCAGGCCCGTGGCCGGTCTCGTGCTCAACAGCCCGTGGTTCGATCTGCAGGGCGCGCCGAGGATGCGTGGCCCCATAACCCAGGCGTTGCGCGTTCTCGCAAAGGTTGCTCCCTTGCGGGTGCTCGACCTCCCCCGGAGCACCGTCTACGGCGACTCGCTGCACGTCAGCCGTGAGGGGGAGTGGAACTACGACCTGGCGCTCCGACCTCTGGACGGGTTCCCGGTCACGGTCGGCTGGCTGAACGCCGTTCGACGTGGACACGCGCAGCTGCATCGCGGACTCGACGTCGGGGTTCCCTCGCTCGTGCTGCGATCTGACAAGACTCACTACGCCCGGGAGCATTCGGAGCGGAGCGACCGCGCGGACACGGTTCTCGACGTCAAGCAGATCGCCCGGTGGACGGGGTGCCTCGGTGGTGAGACCACGGTGGTGCCTGTCACGGACGCCCGGCACGACGTCTTCTTGTCACTCCCCGATCCGCGGCGCGACGCGTATCGGCACCTCGATGAGTGGCTCCGGCAACATCTCGCGACCTGA
- a CDS encoding flavin-containing monooxygenase produces the protein MDPHPENSTASAAAPADMHSRGHAAEHVDVVVVGAGLSGVGAAYRLQTERPGTSFVVLEAREDLGGTWDLFRYPGVRSDSDMYTLGYSFRPWSDSKSLADGAEILSYIRETAQEFGLDERIQYSSKVVAADFDTTTSRWTLTVEDPRTGDRRTLTCTFLYSCAGYYDYDQPHAPAFDGAEDFAGTVVHPQFWPETLDYAGKRVVVIGSGATAVTLVPSMLKGDSAAERVTMLQRTPTWISAVPGRDKKAEKLQAALPAGLAHAAIRVKNIAFSTAFYQFCQRRPQQARKLLTQATTKILGDPELVAEHFTPSYDPWDQRLCAVPSADLFRAIKNGRADVVTDRIERFTREGIELASGRVLEADVIVTATGLKLLAFGGIDPHVDGRRVELSEQFVWNGAMVTGVPNFAVCIGYTNASWTLRADLSHRLVCKVLGWMERRGHAAVVPKPDADLTPQPLLGLAAGYVQRSIGAFPRQGDRAPWRVRQEYVLDSITTLRTNLARTLIPVTPVAPRASEQLTPVDVSQ, from the coding sequence ATGGATCCGCACCCAGAAAACTCGACTGCGTCCGCCGCCGCACCTGCAGATATGCACAGTCGGGGACACGCCGCTGAGCATGTGGACGTCGTGGTGGTGGGGGCAGGGCTGTCCGGTGTGGGGGCGGCGTACCGGCTGCAGACCGAGCGTCCGGGGACCTCGTTCGTCGTGCTGGAGGCCCGCGAAGATCTCGGAGGGACGTGGGACCTCTTCCGGTACCCCGGCGTCAGATCAGACTCCGACATGTACACCCTGGGCTACTCGTTCCGGCCGTGGAGTGACAGCAAGTCACTGGCCGACGGGGCCGAGATCCTGAGCTACATCCGTGAGACAGCGCAAGAGTTCGGCCTCGACGAGCGCATCCAGTATTCCAGCAAGGTCGTCGCGGCTGATTTCGACACCACGACCTCTCGCTGGACGCTGACGGTAGAGGACCCGCGCACCGGCGACCGCCGCACCCTGACGTGCACGTTCTTGTACTCCTGCGCCGGCTACTACGACTACGACCAGCCGCATGCCCCAGCCTTCGACGGCGCCGAGGACTTCGCCGGGACAGTGGTCCACCCGCAGTTCTGGCCCGAGACCCTCGACTACGCCGGCAAGCGCGTCGTGGTGATCGGGTCAGGCGCGACCGCGGTAACGCTCGTACCTTCCATGTTGAAGGGTGACAGTGCAGCCGAACGCGTGACGATGCTGCAGCGAACCCCGACCTGGATCAGCGCCGTTCCCGGACGGGACAAGAAGGCCGAGAAGCTGCAGGCCGCGCTGCCCGCCGGACTGGCACATGCGGCTATCCGTGTGAAGAACATCGCGTTCTCCACGGCCTTCTACCAGTTCTGCCAGCGTCGTCCGCAGCAGGCACGCAAGCTCTTGACCCAGGCGACGACAAAGATCCTCGGTGACCCGGAACTCGTCGCCGAGCACTTCACCCCCTCCTACGACCCGTGGGACCAGCGGCTCTGCGCGGTGCCGAGCGCGGACTTGTTCCGCGCCATCAAGAACGGCCGCGCCGACGTTGTGACGGACCGGATCGAACGGTTCACGCGCGAAGGCATCGAGCTCGCGTCGGGGCGGGTGCTCGAGGCCGACGTCATCGTCACCGCCACCGGGTTGAAGTTGCTCGCCTTCGGGGGAATCGACCCGCACGTGGACGGCCGGCGGGTGGAGTTGTCAGAACAGTTCGTGTGGAACGGCGCGATGGTGACCGGTGTCCCGAACTTCGCCGTCTGCATCGGTTACACCAACGCCTCATGGACGCTTCGCGCCGACCTCAGCCACCGCCTGGTTTGCAAGGTGCTGGGCTGGATGGAGCGCCGCGGACACGCCGCCGTGGTCCCCAAGCCCGACGCCGACCTGACACCCCAGCCGCTGCTGGGCCTTGCGGCCGGCTACGTGCAACGCTCCATCGGCGCCTTCCCGAGGCAGGGAGACCGTGCGCCGTGGCGGGTCCGGCAGGAGTACGTGCTCGACTCCATCACCACTCTGCGCACGAATCTGGCTCGCACACTGATTCCGGTGACCCCGGTCGCCCCCCGCGCTAGCGAGCAGCTCACGCCGGTGGACGTTTCACAATGA